A genomic window from Salvia splendens isolate huo1 chromosome 11, SspV2, whole genome shotgun sequence includes:
- the LOC121754479 gene encoding uncharacterized protein LOC121754479, with translation MAGDMKGFLKALTCALIDSCSERPPSTEKEEDETFWEDKDVIEVKPTAVREAVPQEGMVPGFEDDYVDVNTDDSMDDEEDLRMIDEYHVEEEEDPEEEEDPEEDISTRQMCDINMPPRRRRGPRVENNVGEQTEGSVGNPPPPPPPPLPQPNEREYIKAFRKENPPKFDGLGEPPKAEAWDPLTFGGKQRREPWTPARREALTWEDFKEEVYNKYVPESYRRAKVVEFHTLKQGSMTVTEYDRALCEMTRYAPELVDTDEKMAAKFRSGLRTEIRVAVASRRGIPYSEVLGCALDVEEALPKNERTTNPTPSAPQANFREKRKWEGNRVSFDNKRRFSTFRQPQNHGRQIVPQQRGNPQRTPYCNRCSKHHVGECRVGGIRCYACGGNGHMSRECPNNNKSGVKNGQGQRPPQQPQPIRQVAPQQARAYALKGNQGKEPQAIKDKENLAGVLKG, from the exons ATGGCCGGCGACATGAAAGGTTTTCTAAAGGCCTTAACCTGTGCTTTGATTGACTCATGTTCCGAGCGACCACCATCgacagagaaagaagaagatgagacCTTTTGGGAAGACAAAGATGTGATCGAGGTTAAACCAACGGCAGTAAGAGAAGCCGTACCACAAGAAGGCATGGTCCCGGGTTTTGAAGATGACTACGTGGATGTTAACACGGATGATAGTATGGATGACGAAGAAGATCTCCGTATGATTGATGAGTACCAcgtagaagaggaagaggacccggaagaggaagaagacccggaagaggatATTAGCACTAGACAGATGTGtgat ATCAACATGCCCCCGAGACGTAGACGTGGTCCGCGTGTGGAGAACAATGTGGGGGAGCAGACGGAAGGAAGTGTCGGCAatccacccccgcctccaccaccacctctaccccaaccaaacgaAAGGGAGTACATCAAAGCCTTTCGGAAAGAGAACCCACCTAAGTTTGATGGATTGGGAGAGCCCCCGAAGGCGGAGGCATGG GACCCgctgacttttggtgggaaacAAAGAAGAGAACCATGGACCCCCGCTCGCCGTGAGGCGCTTACTTGGGAGGATTTTAAGGAAGAGGTGTACAACAAGTATGTTCCGGAAAGTTATCGGCGGGCGAAGGTAGTGGAGTTCCACACGTTGAAGCAAGGAAGTATGACGGTCACAGAGTACGACCGCGCCCTATGTGAGATGACTCGCTATGCGCCAGAATTGGTGGAtacagacgagaagatggccGCGAAGTTCCGTTCTGGCCTTAGGACAGAGATAAGGGTCGCAGTGGCTAGTCGGaggggaattccttattccgaggtgctgggctgtgccttagatgtggaggaagcactgcccaagaatgagaggacAACAAACCCTACCCCATCTGCACCCCAAGCGAACTTTAGAGAAAAGAGGAAATGGGAGGGAAACCGAGTTTCTTTTGACAATAAGAGGCGTTTCTCCACTTTTCGGCAACCACAGAATCATGGGCGCCAAATTGTGCCACAACAGAGGGGAAACCCACAGAGAACACCCTACTGTAATCGGTGCTCCAAGCATCATGTTGGGGAGTGCCGAGTTGGAGGCATTCGGTGTTATGCCTGCGGTGGAAACGGGCACATGTCTCGAGAATgcccaaacaataacaaaagtgGAGTGAAGAATGGGCAAGGACAGAGACCACCACAGCagcctcaaccaatccgacaagtggccccacagcaAGCAAGGGCATATGCACTCAAGGGGAATCAAGGGAAGGAACCCCAAGCCATCAAGGACAAGGaaaatttggcag